One Sphingomonas kaistensis genomic window, CGCGGCGGTTGCCGGCCGGGCTCTTCGCCAGCCACGAAGCGCTGCTTCTCCCGTACGAGCAGGCGCTGGTCCGCCGCGCCGACGATAGCCGCTGGTGGAGCGGGTCGGGGCATATGCTGTGGCTCGGTGAACGGACGCGGCAACTGGACGGAGCGCATGTCGCGTTCGCCGCTGGCATCGTCAATCCGCTGGGCGTGAAACTGGGCGAGATCAATGCCGACGAGTTGCGGCGGCTGGTCGATCGCCTCGACCCGGCGCGAGAGCCCGGGCGGCTGACGTTGATCGTCCGCATGGGTGCCGCCATCGACGCCGCGCTTCCGTCGCTGATGCGGGCGCTTCGGCAGGAGGGGCGCCAGCCCCTGTGGGTCAGCGATCCGCTGCACGGCAACACTGGCCGGGGCGGGCCGCACAAGGTGCGCTTGCTGGGCGAGGCCGTGCGTGAGGTCGAGGCGTTCACCCCGATCGCGCGGAGCGAAGGCGTGCATCCCGGTGGGCTTCACCTCGAAATGACCCCCGAAGACGTGGCCGAAGTGACCGGCGGCCTGGAAGGCGAAGGCTGGACCAGCGCCTGCGATCCCCGGCTCAATCCGCGCCAGGCGCAGGCGGTGGTGGCCGCCTTTGTCGCCGCGCTCGGCCGGCGCCACGCGGCATGAAGCTGCGCGCCACCGCGACCGGGCCGCTTATCGGGACCTTCGGGGTACCGGGCGACAAGTCGCTGTCGCACCGGGCGCTGATCTTCGGCGCGCTGGCGGCGGGCGAGACGGTGATCGCCGGGCTGCTGGAGAGCGAGGATGTGCTGGCGACGGCCACGGCGCTTCGGGCGTTCGGGGTGCGGGTCGAGCAGTTCGGACCGGGGCGCTGGCGGGTGATCGGGGGCGCGTGGCGCTCGCCCGATGCCCCGATCGATTGCGGCAACAGCGGCACGGCGGTGCGGCTGCTGATGGGCGCGGCGGCGGGGCAGGGCGTGCGCGCGACCTTCACCGGCGATGCGAGCCTGTCGAAGCGGCCGATGCGGCGGGTGACCGGGCCATTGGAGGCCATGGGTGTGCGGGTCGAAGGCGGAGAGCGATTGCCACTGACGGTCGAGGGACCGGTGACGCGGGGCATTGCGCATCTGAATGTGCCGGCCAGCGCGCAGGTCAAATCGGCGGTGCTGCTGGCGGGGCTGGGCACCCACCTGGCCGTCGAGGTCGCCGAACCGGTGCCGAGCCGCGATCATACAGAGACCATGCTGGCCGAATTCGGGGTCGACGTGGAGCGCGAGGGGCATATCTGCCGGCTGGGCGCGAAGCGGACGCTCGACGCGCGGCTGGTCGAGGTCAGCGGCGATCCTTCGTCGGCAGCCTTTGCGCTCGGCGCGGCGGCGATCGTGCCGGGGTCGGAGGTGACGGTGAAGAACGTGCTGCTCAATCCGCATCGTTCGGGCTTCGTCATGGCGCTGCAGCGGATGGGCGCGGATTTGGCGATGGACAATATCCGCGGGCGCGGCGGGGAGACGATCGGCGACGTGCGGGTGCGATTCGGGCCGCTGTTCGGGGCCGAGTTCACGGCCGAGGAAATTCCTTCGATGGTGGACGAGATTCCCATTCTCGCCGTGGTCGCCGCCGGCGCGCGGGGGGAAACCCGGATAGAGGGGCTGGACGAGCTTCGCCACAAGGAGAGCGACCGGCTGGCGCTGATGGCCGAGGGACTGACCGCTTGCGGGATCGAGGCGCGGGCGGACGGCGATGCGCTGGTGGTGCGGGGCGGGCCGATCCGCGGCGGCGGTCAGGTGCGGACCGAGGGCGATCACCGGATCGCGATGAGCCATCTGGTGCTGGGCCTTGCCGCCGAGCAGCCGGTGGTAATCGACGAGGCAGAGATGATCGCCACCAGCTTTCCCACCTTCCGCGAGGCGATGCGGGGGATCGGCGCGAAAATCGAGGAAGTGGCATGAGCTGGAACAGCTTCGGGCGCCTGTTCCGCTTCACCACCTGGGGCGAGAGTCACGGGCCGGCGATCGGGGTGGTCGTGGACGGCTGCCCGCCGGGCCTCGCGCTCGACGAGGCGCATGTCCAGCGCTTTCTCGACCAGCGGCGGCCGGGGACGGGCAAGAACGTCTCGCCGCGGCAGGAGCCGGACCGGGTGCGGATCCTGTCGGGGCTGTACGAGGGGCGGACGACGGGCACGCCGATCGCGATGATGATCGAGAATGTCGATCAGCGATCCAAGGATTATGCCGGCCTGCCGCCGCGTCCCGGTCACGCCGACGCGGCCTATGATGCCAAATACGGCTTCCGCGATCCGCGCGGCGGCGGCCGGGCGAGCGCGCGGGAGACCGCGATGCGGGTCGCGGCGGGCGCGGTGGCGCGACTGGTGATCCCCGAGGTGACGGTGACCGCCCGCGTGGCCGAGATCGGCGGCGAGGCGGATCCGGAGCGGTGGGAGAGCTTACTCGACGAAGCGCGAGGCCATCAGGACA contains:
- the aroA gene encoding 3-phosphoshikimate 1-carboxyvinyltransferase — protein: MKLRATATGPLIGTFGVPGDKSLSHRALIFGALAAGETVIAGLLESEDVLATATALRAFGVRVEQFGPGRWRVIGGAWRSPDAPIDCGNSGTAVRLLMGAAAGQGVRATFTGDASLSKRPMRRVTGPLEAMGVRVEGGERLPLTVEGPVTRGIAHLNVPASAQVKSAVLLAGLGTHLAVEVAEPVPSRDHTETMLAEFGVDVEREGHICRLGAKRTLDARLVEVSGDPSSAAFALGAAAIVPGSEVTVKNVLLNPHRSGFVMALQRMGADLAMDNIRGRGGETIGDVRVRFGPLFGAEFTAEEIPSMVDEIPILAVVAAGARGETRIEGLDELRHKESDRLALMAEGLTACGIEARADGDALVVRGGPIRGGGQVRTEGDHRIAMSHLVLGLAAEQPVVIDEAEMIATSFPTFREAMRGIGAKIEEVA
- a CDS encoding chorismate synthase, encoding MSWNSFGRLFRFTTWGESHGPAIGVVVDGCPPGLALDEAHVQRFLDQRRPGTGKNVSPRQEPDRVRILSGLYEGRTTGTPIAMMIENVDQRSKDYAGLPPRPGHADAAYDAKYGFRDPRGGGRASARETAMRVAAGAVARLVIPEVTVTARVAEIGGEADPERWESLLDEARGHQDSLGAIIECVAEGAAAGWGAPVYAKLDADLAAAVMGINAVKGVEIGEGFAAGRASGRASLPLMQASGIDGGIATGHPIRLRAAFKPTSSIGIGGRHDPCVGIRGAPVVEAMVALVLADHKLLHRGQTGGESR
- a CDS encoding 3-deoxy-7-phosphoheptulonate synthase, with the translated sequence MSGGGWHPALWRERPAAQQPVYADVKALAAVEQNLAVSPPLVTLEAVDALRARLAEAAAGRALLLQGGDCAETFADADVAGLVALFDGLAATLPLPAVQVARIAGQYAKPRTVEGRVWRGESVNGRDALEPDPARMGRAFDHAAATARRLPAGLFASHEALLLPYEQALVRRADDSRWWSGSGHMLWLGERTRQLDGAHVAFAAGIVNPLGVKLGEINADELRRLVDRLDPAREPGRLTLIVRMGAAIDAALPSLMRALRQEGRQPLWVSDPLHGNTGRGGPHKVRLLGEAVREVEAFTPIARSEGVHPGGLHLEMTPEDVAEVTGGLEGEGWTSACDPRLNPRQAQAVVAAFVAALGRRHAA